A window of the Hordeum vulgare subsp. vulgare chromosome 5H, MorexV3_pseudomolecules_assembly, whole genome shotgun sequence genome harbors these coding sequences:
- the LOC123395598 gene encoding uncharacterized protein At1g66480-like, with protein MGNALAGRRRAAKVMTVDGATFRYKTPAAAGAALRGHPGHQLLESEEVRRLGVRARPLDRDAALKPGKLYFLVHLPRGAAGEGEGQGLRAPHKTWSGALHVGARERLESLMLSRRTVSDVASLMPSAAREPSSVEAGADGAVRLRMRLPKSEVARLMKESRDPAEAAERIMQLCVARDQGAAPAPPKPAALPASALCTNKTAIIKKEKRTRFMAVPDEIIG; from the exons ATGGGGAACGCTCTGGCCGGCAGGCGGCGGGCGGCGAAGGTGATGACGGTGGACGGCGCCACGTTCCGGTACAAGACGCcggcggcggccggcgcggcgCTGCGCGGCCACCCGGGCCACCAGCTGCTCGAGTCCGAGGAGGTGCGGCGGCTCGGCGTCCGCGCCCGCCCGCTCGACCGCGACGCCGCGCTCAAGCCGGGCAAGCTCTACTTCCTCGTCCACCTCCCCCGCGGCGCCGCCGGCGAGGGCGAGGGCCAGGGCCTGCGCGCGCCGCACAAGACGTGGTCGGGCGCGCTCCATGTGGGCGCCAGGGAGCGGCTGGAGAGCCTGATGCTCTCGCGCCGCACGGTGTCGGACGTGGCGTCCCTCATGCCCTCCGCCGCCAGGGAGCCGTCGTCCGTGGAGGCCGGCGCGGACGGCGCCGTGCGGCTGCGGATGCGGCTGCCCAAGTCGGAGGTGGCGCGGCTGATGAAGGAGAGCAGGGACCCCGCCGAGGCCGCCGAGCGGATCATGCAGCTCTGCGTCGCCAGGGACCAGGGCGCCGCCCCCGCGCCGCCCAAGCCCGCCGCGCTGCCGGCCTCCGCGCTCTGCACCAACAAGACCGCCATCATCAAGAAAGAG AAGCGGACGAGGTTCATGGCGGTCCCGGACGAGATCATCGGATGA